Proteins encoded in a region of the Dreissena polymorpha isolate Duluth1 chromosome 6, UMN_Dpol_1.0, whole genome shotgun sequence genome:
- the LOC127834207 gene encoding uncharacterized protein LOC127834207: MQSREKTQMQRAVSAVRQHKMKIRVAAREFNVPRSTLSDHVHGRVGETRPGPVSLLNDEEEGALVSENGPSDEWFRKLFARHPELQERTPENLDPARSSMSREDVIYPFFDFLDKTLTQYGVKDKPSQISNCDETGWSGKEKAKEKVITGKREHTISRKVMGGGGNHITAHLCVCADWRFLPTMIIFKGSLPHTRFTDGVPDTWLYGSSSTGYIDHELFQTWFMKGFLPHCGRARPVVLIMDNHDAHISLPVIQAARANDVVLIGFPGHTTHILQPLDVKIIGPLKTNMASLASDLGIVCPSLTIGKSKYPVLLKYAMDRITPSTIIGAFVKAGIVPLDRGAIDESQLIPAMFPAVQNINDDNSAQTCKECGRFTVNPLVKAGLVPESLADILVPPASKPAAQRNKRRIVIEGRVISGDEILKELMEREKASAEKDRRDAQRALEADERKRMKEQGEIEKIKRKEERVEKRLAREQEQKKKADEKMDRGKLANKKFTCGVCCMRGRVLDESKGIVWFGCDEKVCGKWYHFECLHRSEQEYLRESMEEGESWYCKACKPWLYCEE, encoded by the exons ATGCAATCAAGGGAAAAGACACAGATGCAGCGTGCCGTCTCTGCTGTTAGGCAGCACAAAATGAAAATTAGGGTCGCTGCACGGGAATTCAATGTTCCACGTAGTACATTATCAGATCATGTACATGGGCGTGTTGGCGAGACACGCCCAGGCCCAGTGAGCCTATTAAACGATGAGGAAGAGGGGGCTCTT GTGTCAGAGAATGGGCCGTCAGACGAATGGTTCCGAAAATTGTTTGCGCGCCACCCGGAACTTCAGGAACGGACGCCCGAGAATTTGGATCCGGCACGTTCCTCAATGTCGAGGGAGGATGTCATATACCCATTCTTTGACTTTCTGGACAAAACCCTCACACAGTATGGTGTAAAAGATAAACCGTCACAA ATATCCAACTGTGACGAGACCGGTTGGTCGGGAAAAGAAAAAGCCAAAGAGAAAGTTATTACTGGAAAAAGGGAGCACACCATCAGCCGGAAAGTTATGGGCGGTGGAGGAAACCATATAACCGCGCACCTTTGCGTTTGTGCAGATTGGCGGTTTCTCCCTACAATGATTATTTTCAAG GGTTCATTGCCACACACGCGTTTTACCGACGGCGTGCCAGACACATGGCTCTATGGGAGCAGCTCGACGGGGTATATCGACCATGAGTTGTTTCAAACATGGTTCATGAAAGGATTTCTGCCCCACTGTGGGCGAGCAAGGCCGGTTGTCTTGATCATGGACAATCATGACGCACACATTTCCCTACCAGTTATTCAGGCGGCCAGGGCGAACGATGTTGTGCTGATCGGGTTTCCAGGCCATACCACGCACATCTTGCAGCCGTTGGATGTGAAG ataATTGGCCCGTTAAAGACAAACATGGCATCACTTGCGTCTGATCTGGGAATTGTTTGCCCGTCCTTGACTATAGGGAAATCCAAATACCCTGTTTTACTGAAGTATGCGATGGACCGCATCACACCGTCTACCATCATAGGGGCTTTTGTCAAAGCTGGTATCGTCCCACTAGACAGGGGAGCCATAGACGAGTCCCAGCTTATACCGGCGATGTTTCCCGCTGTGCAAAATATTAATG ATGACAACTCGGCCCAGACATGTAAAGAATGTGGACGTTTCACGGTTAACCCTCTTGTCAAGGCCGGTCTAGTGCCTGAGTCACTTGCTGACATTTTAGTTCCACCAGCGTCAAAACCTGCAGCTCAACGAAATAAAAGAAGAATAGTTATCGAGGGACGAGTAATAAGTGGTGACGAAATACTGAAGGAGTTAATG GAACGAGAGAAAGCTTCCGCCGAGAAAGACCGTCGAGATGCGCAGCGAGCTTTGGAAGCCGACGAAAGGAAAAGAATGAAAGAGCAGGGAGAAATTGAAAAGATTAAGAGAAAAGAGGAACGTGTTGAAAAGCGATTGGCCAGGGAACAGGAACAGAAGAAAAAAGCGGACGAGAAAATGGATAGAGGGAAACTTGCTAACAAGAAGTTTACGTGTGGAGTCTGTTGTATGAGAGGGAGGGTGTTGGATGAGAGCAAGGGCATTGTGTGGTTCGGGTGTGATGAGAAAGTGTGTGGCAAATGGTACCATTTTGAATGTTTGCATCGTAGCGAGCAAGAATACTTACGAGAGAGTATGGAAGAGGGAGAAAGCTGGTATTGTAAGGCATGTAAGCCATGGCTGTATTGTGAAGAGTGA